The Micromonospora sp. NBC_00421 genome contains a region encoding:
- the radA gene encoding DNA repair protein RadA, with product MTTPRSTPARGASGAARGRAAREPRPAYACDACGHQPPKWVGRCPECGEWGSVVESTVTGPVVSGRVVSSRMPAEPARPIATISAAPARARPTGVSELDRVLGGGLVPGAVVLLAGEPGVGKSTLLLDVAQQWAATAGSPSLVVSGEESVSQVRLRAERMGALHEQLWLAAESDLAAVLGHLDAVKPGLLVLDSVQTISTTGSEGVQGGVTQVRAVTAALVAVAKERGIATVLVGHVTKDGQVAGPRVLEHLVDVVLHFEGDKHSSLRMVRGVKNRFGAADEVGCFEMHEGGISSLADPSGLFLTRYSEPVPGTCVTVAMEGRRALLTEVQALIGATVAGSPRRTVSGLDGARLAMVLAVLQRRTERLTLHDREVFAATVGGIRVVEPAADLAVALAVASGGLNLAIAPHLVAIGEVGLTGEVRRVGAVPRRLAEAARLGFRTALVPPGCGPDSTGAGPGNMQVTEVTDVRSALQAVARASAE from the coding sequence GTGACCACCCCCCGATCGACTCCCGCCCGTGGTGCGTCCGGCGCGGCCCGGGGCCGGGCCGCCCGTGAGCCCCGCCCTGCCTACGCCTGCGACGCCTGCGGCCACCAGCCGCCCAAGTGGGTGGGGCGCTGCCCGGAGTGTGGCGAGTGGGGATCGGTGGTCGAGTCCACGGTCACCGGGCCGGTCGTCTCCGGCCGGGTGGTCAGCTCCCGGATGCCGGCCGAGCCGGCCCGACCGATCGCCACGATCAGCGCCGCGCCGGCCCGCGCCCGGCCCACCGGGGTCAGCGAACTCGACCGGGTCCTCGGCGGCGGCCTGGTCCCCGGCGCGGTGGTCCTGCTCGCCGGCGAGCCCGGCGTGGGCAAGTCCACCCTGCTGCTCGACGTGGCGCAGCAGTGGGCGGCCACCGCGGGCAGCCCGTCGCTGGTGGTCAGCGGCGAGGAGTCGGTCAGCCAGGTCCGGCTGCGCGCCGAGCGGATGGGCGCCCTGCACGAGCAGCTGTGGCTGGCCGCCGAGAGCGACCTGGCCGCCGTGCTGGGTCACCTCGACGCGGTCAAGCCGGGCCTGCTGGTCCTCGACTCGGTGCAGACCATCTCCACCACCGGCAGCGAAGGGGTGCAGGGCGGGGTGACCCAGGTGCGGGCCGTCACCGCCGCCCTGGTCGCGGTCGCCAAGGAGCGCGGCATCGCCACCGTGCTGGTCGGCCACGTCACCAAGGACGGCCAGGTCGCCGGTCCCCGGGTGCTGGAGCACCTGGTCGACGTGGTGCTGCACTTCGAGGGCGACAAGCACTCCTCGCTGCGGATGGTCCGGGGCGTCAAGAACCGGTTCGGTGCGGCCGACGAGGTCGGTTGCTTCGAGATGCACGAGGGGGGCATCAGCAGCCTGGCCGACCCGTCCGGGCTCTTCCTCACCCGCTACTCCGAGCCGGTCCCGGGCACCTGCGTCACGGTGGCGATGGAGGGGCGCAGGGCGCTGCTGACCGAGGTGCAGGCGCTGATCGGGGCGACGGTGGCCGGCTCGCCCCGGCGTACCGTCTCGGGGCTCGACGGGGCCCGGTTGGCCATGGTGCTGGCGGTGCTCCAACGTCGTACCGAGCGGCTGACCCTGCACGACCGGGAGGTCTTCGCGGCCACCGTCGGCGGGATCCGGGTGGTCGAGCCGGCCGCCGATCTCGCGGTAGCGCTGGCGGTCGCCTCCGGCGGGCTCAACCTGGCGATCGCGCCGCACCTGGTGGCGATCGGCGAGGTCGGGCTGACCGGCGAGGTACGCCGGGTCGGTGCGGTCCCCCGCCGACTCGCCGAAGCCGCCCGGCTCGGCTTCCGGACGGCCCTCGTGCCGCCCGGATGCGGCCCCGACAGCACCGGTGCCGGCCCCGGGAACATGCAGGTGACCGAGGTCACGGACGTGCGATCGGCGCTCCAGGCTGTCGCCCGTGCATCCGCGGAGTGA
- a CDS encoding UbiA family prenyltransferase — translation MSRTMSGLVRASHPEPGLAVTTVAGLLAVGVGHRPAGTVAVVLTVLSSQLAVGWTNDAVDAGRDATVGRTDKPIAAGLVDRRTVVVAARLAAIATVLLASTTNPVAAFWYTLGLVSALLYDWPLKSTPLSVLPYAVSFGTLPAFVVLALPGAPTPPVWLIVAAACLGAGAHFANVLPDLADDARTGVRGLPHRLGATGSRLAAAGLLLAATVTLVLGPPGPPSWVGWAAVVAAVAVPAVGWYAGRAATRGGGRSVAAFRAVMVVALIDVVLLVASGRVV, via the coding sequence ATGTCGAGGACGATGTCGGGGCTGGTCAGGGCGAGTCATCCGGAACCGGGCCTGGCCGTGACCACGGTGGCCGGACTGCTCGCCGTCGGGGTCGGCCACCGTCCGGCCGGGACGGTCGCCGTGGTGCTCACCGTGCTGTCCAGCCAGCTCGCCGTCGGCTGGACCAACGACGCGGTGGACGCCGGGCGGGACGCCACGGTGGGGCGTACCGACAAGCCGATCGCCGCCGGGCTGGTGGATCGCCGCACGGTGGTGGTGGCCGCCAGGCTGGCCGCGATCGCCACCGTGCTGTTGGCGTCGACCACCAACCCGGTCGCCGCGTTCTGGTACACCCTCGGCCTGGTCTCGGCGCTGCTCTACGACTGGCCGCTGAAGTCCACCCCGCTCTCGGTGCTGCCGTACGCGGTCTCCTTCGGCACGCTGCCCGCCTTCGTGGTGCTCGCCCTCCCGGGGGCACCGACGCCACCGGTCTGGCTGATCGTCGCGGCGGCCTGCCTGGGCGCGGGGGCGCACTTCGCCAACGTGCTGCCCGACCTGGCCGACGACGCCCGCACGGGAGTACGCGGCCTGCCGCACCGGCTCGGTGCCACCGGGAGCCGGCTGGCCGCCGCCGGACTGCTGCTCGCCGCCACCGTCACCCTGGTCCTCGGGCCACCCGGACCACCGTCGTGGGTCGGCTGGGCGGCCGTCGTCGCGGCCGTCGCGGTCCCGGCCGTCGGCTGGTACGCGGGACGCGCCGCCACCCGGGGTGGCGGTCGCTCGGTGGCCGCGTTCCGGGCGGTCATGGTGGTGGCCCTGATCGATGTGGTGTTACTGGTGGCGAGTGGTCGGGTGGTCTGA
- a CDS encoding methyltransferase domain-containing protein, whose product MRDAAVSNGVRVLPPNDPRQYDDLAGEWWRPDGAFAMLHWLARARAALVPPATRPDAVLVDLGCGAGLMAPHLAGKGYRHVGVDLTRSALEQAAAHGVTVLAADATAVPLADGCADVVAAGELLEHVPDWRSAVAEACRLLRPGGLLVLDTLNDTVLARLIAVELGERLPTVPRGIHDPRLFVDDRELVAECARHGVALRVRGVRPGLRGTLGWLVRRALGGVGRGRRDGGPRIRQTWSTAVLYQGRGVRHG is encoded by the coding sequence ATGCGTGACGCTGCGGTGTCCAACGGTGTCCGGGTGCTGCCCCCCAACGACCCCCGCCAGTACGACGACCTCGCCGGTGAGTGGTGGCGGCCCGACGGCGCCTTCGCGATGCTGCACTGGCTGGCCCGCGCCCGCGCGGCCCTGGTGCCGCCGGCGACCCGGCCCGACGCGGTCCTGGTCGACCTCGGCTGTGGTGCCGGGTTGATGGCCCCCCACCTGGCCGGCAAGGGCTACCGGCACGTCGGGGTGGACCTCACCCGGTCGGCGCTGGAGCAGGCGGCGGCACACGGGGTGACGGTGCTCGCCGCAGACGCCACGGCGGTGCCGCTCGCCGACGGTTGCGCCGACGTGGTGGCCGCCGGTGAGCTGCTCGAACACGTGCCCGACTGGCGGTCGGCGGTCGCCGAGGCGTGCCGTCTGCTGCGCCCCGGCGGGCTGCTGGTGCTGGACACCCTCAACGACACCGTGCTGGCCCGGCTGATCGCGGTGGAGCTGGGTGAACGGCTGCCCACGGTGCCCCGGGGCATCCACGACCCACGGTTGTTCGTGGACGACCGGGAATTGGTCGCCGAGTGCGCCCGGCACGGTGTCGCGCTGCGGGTGCGGGGGGTCCGCCCGGGTCTGCGGGGCACACTGGGCTGGCTGGTGCGGCGCGCCCTCGGGGGTGTCGGCCGGGGACGGCGCGACGGCGGGCCCAGGATCCGACAGACCTGGTCGACGGCGGTGCTCTACCAGGGCCGTGGGGTCCGACACGGGTAG
- a CDS encoding acyl-CoA dehydrogenase family protein: MTVDVLAAARRLAPRFAARAAGHDRDGTFPVDDFADLREAGLFGLMVPAGLGGVDSSFAGYAAVATELARGNGATALVFNMHASVTGALGAVTEELAEALGVPDEALAARDRLLRAAAEGAWYAVAMSERGAGARLSRLSTVYEPVDGGWRVKGSKAFCSGAGHADGYLVAARSAVDPSVVSQFLVPAGEGVTVEPTWDALGMRATSSHDLHLDVTVPADRLLGGVEGLALVVAQLMPHWLVASYAAVYVGVARSAVDAAAEHLNARDLGGLPAVRARLGRADAAVAAAELVVAEAARRVDDAPGDEETNRWVWRAKLLAGSTAAEVAASMLEAAGTSATRRGHPLERLYRDARCGSLHPATSDVCADWLGVAVLGGDPDRDGTAPRW, translated from the coding sequence ATGACTGTGGACGTACTGGCGGCGGCCCGCCGGTTGGCGCCGAGGTTCGCCGCGCGGGCGGCTGGCCACGACCGGGACGGCACCTTCCCGGTCGACGACTTCGCCGACCTGCGGGAAGCCGGGCTCTTCGGGTTGATGGTCCCGGCCGGGCTGGGGGGCGTCGACTCCTCCTTCGCCGGGTACGCGGCGGTCGCCACCGAGCTGGCCCGGGGCAACGGCGCGACCGCGCTGGTGTTCAACATGCACGCCTCGGTCACCGGCGCGCTCGGCGCGGTCACCGAGGAGTTGGCCGAGGCGTTGGGCGTACCGGACGAGGCGCTGGCCGCCCGGGACCGGCTGCTCCGGGCGGCGGCCGAGGGCGCCTGGTACGCGGTGGCGATGAGCGAACGCGGCGCGGGGGCCCGGCTGTCCCGGCTCAGCACGGTCTACGAGCCGGTCGACGGCGGTTGGCGGGTCAAGGGGAGCAAGGCGTTCTGCTCCGGGGCCGGTCACGCCGACGGCTACCTGGTGGCCGCGCGCAGTGCCGTCGACCCGTCGGTGGTGTCCCAGTTCCTGGTCCCCGCCGGGGAGGGAGTGACCGTGGAACCGACCTGGGACGCCCTGGGCATGCGGGCCACCTCCTCGCACGACCTGCACCTGGACGTGACCGTGCCGGCGGACCGGCTGCTCGGCGGCGTGGAGGGGCTTGCCCTGGTGGTCGCCCAGCTCATGCCGCACTGGCTGGTGGCCAGCTATGCCGCCGTCTACGTGGGGGTGGCCCGCTCGGCGGTGGACGCCGCCGCCGAGCACCTCAACGCCCGGGACCTGGGTGGTCTGCCGGCGGTCCGGGCCCGGCTCGGCCGGGCGGACGCGGCGGTGGCGGCGGCGGAGCTGGTGGTGGCCGAGGCGGCCCGCCGGGTCGACGACGCCCCCGGTGACGAGGAGACGAACCGGTGGGTATGGCGGGCGAAACTGCTCGCCGGCAGCACGGCGGCGGAGGTGGCGGCGTCCATGCTGGAGGCGGCCGGCACCTCGGCGACCCGGCGGGGGCATCCGCTGGAACGGCTCTACCGGGACGCCCGCTGCGGCTCGCTGCACCCGGCGACCTCGGACGTGTGCGCCGACTGGCTCGGGGTGGCGGTGCTCGGGGGTGACCCGGACCGCGACGGAACGGCCCCTCGTTGGTGA